CCTCGACGCCGGCTGGCTCACGGGCGTCGACGTCAGCGAAATGAAGGACGGCATCGACGAAGCCCTCATCAGCGGCAAGACCGCAATCGACGTTCCCGGAATCATAAAGTATGCGCACTCGAAAGGCGTAAAAGTTCTCCTTTGGTGTCTCGGGCAGTCGATGGACAAGTACGGCGAAAAGGCGTTTCCTCTCATGGCCTCGTGGGGCGCGGACGGCGTTAAAATCGACTTCATCGACCGAGACGACCAGCAGGCGCAGGGCTTTTACGAACGCATGGCGCGTCTCGCCGCCGAAAACAAAATGGTTGTCGACTTCCACGGCTGCGCAAAGCCCGCGGGCATTCAGCGCACCTATCCGAACGTCGTGAATTTCGAGGCAGTCCGCGGCTGCGAGTTCAACAAATTCTCAGAGGGGCTCGAACCCTCGCACAACATCGACCTCGTGTTCACCCGCATGCTGCAAGGCCCGATGGACTACACCCCCGGAGCGCTCGACAACGTTTCGAAAAAGAATTTCAGAAAGTCGTTCTCGTTCCCGCAGATGAAGGGCACGCGCTCGCAGATGGCGGCGATGTACGTCCTCTTCTACGCGCCCGTGCAGATGCTCTGCGACTCGGCGAGCGAGTACAAAAAATACCCCGACATTCTCCACTTCATCGCAAACGCCCCCACCACTTGGGACGACACAAAAGCCCTCGAAGGCAAAATCGGCGAGTACGTTGTAGTCGCCCGCCGCAAGGGCGATTCGTGGTACATCGGCGGCATGTCCGACTGGAAGGGCAGGACGGTCGAAATCGACCTCTCGCAAATCCTCGAATCCGACACCGACTACAAGGCGGAAATTATCCGCGACTCCGTCAATTCCGACAGACTCCCGCGCGACTACAAGCGCGAAGTCAAGGAGGTCAATTCCGAATCTCGCATGAAGATTGAAATGAAGAGCGGCGGCGGTTTCGCAATCAAGCTCACCCCCAAGCGCATTCCCATAATCGACGACATCATCAAGTTCTTTACGGACGATTCGGAAGACTAATTTTTCCGCATAATGCGATCGGCGGCGAATCCGTCGAACGCTTTTTTTGCGCCGAAAGCGGAGACGACGCGCAAAAAGGCAATTTATGCTTGAAAGTTTATTCCGATGTCGTTAACTTAGGGGAAATTTAAAAGACTTTTCTTAAACACAACTATGAAAAAAAATACAGCAAAGAAGAGTGCGGCTCCCAAAAAGCCCGTAAAAAAGGCGGCGGCTTCCAATGCGGCTCCCAAGGCGGCGGCTAAAAAAGCTCCCGTAAAAAAAGCTCCCGCGGCGAAGAAAGCGCCCGCGGTGAAGAAAGCACCCGCGGCAAAAAAAGCCCCCGAAAAGAAATGCGCGTGCGCCTCTAAAAAGGCGGCGGGCAAAAAAGCGTGCGACTGCAAGGGCAAGGAAGCTCCGTGCTTCGGCTCGCTCATCTCGGAAGTGTTCTCGCAGTTGCAGGATACCGACAACCTTTCGACCCTCATGAAAGACTATTTCTTCACGGAACTGCTCAAACGCGGTATCGAAGAAAACACGGCAAACACCCTCGCCAACAAGCTCGACGTCCAAATCGAAAGCTTCGAAGCGAACATCGACTTCGCCGAAGACTAATTCCCTTTCGCGAAAATCTTTCACAGCCCGCGCGCGCGTTCACGCCGCGGGTTTTTTGCGTCCGCATTTCCCGCATGCCGCCGCTTTTTGCGTAGCTTCTTCCCGCGTGATTGCGGCGGTTTTTTGCGTTTTTTCGCCCGCCGAAATATTGTTGCGATTTTCAAAAGTATGCTTTCTAATCGTCTCCGTATTATGAAAGTACCACTCTTAGATTTGAAAACACAGTACGTTCCCCTCCGCGAGGAGACCCGCAAGCTTCTCGACGACATTCTCGACAGCCAGTATTTCATCGGCGGCCCCTATGTATCGAAGTTGGAGGAGCGGATTGCCGAATATTCGGGCGTTGCGCATGCAATCGGCGTGTCGAGCGGCACGGACGCTTTGATTGCCTCGCTCATGGCGTGCGGCGTCTACCGCTCGCCCCTCGACGAATCCCCCGCCGCTGAGGTAATCCTGCCCGCGTACACGTTTTTCGCCACTGCGGGCAGCGTGTGGCGTTGCGGGGCGCGTCCCGTATTCGTGGACATCGACCCCGACACATACAATATCGACGCCGACCAAATCGAGGAAAAAATCACCCCGCGCACAAAGGCTATCATGCCCGTCCACCTCTACGGCCAGTGCGCCGACATGAAGAAAATTTGCGAAATCGCCCGCAGGCACAACCTCGCCGTGATTGAAGACGGAGCGCAGGCAATCGGCGCGGAGCAGAACGGCGTGAAAGTCGGCAACTTCGGCGACTGCGCAGGCCTCAGCTTCTTTCCCTCGAAGAATCTCGGCGGGCTTGGCGACGGCGGCATGGTCATTACCAACAACGACGCCCTCGCCGTCAAAATCCGCGAAATCCGCAACCACGGCATGGAGCCGAAGTACTACCACAAGCACGTCGGCGGCAATTTCAGGCTCGACGCCATTCAGGCTGCGGGCTTGCTCGTAAAGCTTCCGCACTTGGATTCGTGGGGCGAAATGCGCGCGCGCAACGCCGCGTTCTATAACGAGGCTTTCGCCGACCGTCCCGAAATCAAGACGCCCGTAATCAGACCCGAAAACAAGTCGATTTACAACCAGTACATAATTTCCGTGCCGAACCGCGACGCCCTGCTTGCGCACCTGCGCTCCATGGACATCGGCTGCGAAGTGTACTACCCCGTTCCCCTGCACATGCAGGAATGCTTTGCGGCTCTCGGCTACAAAAAGGGCGACTTCCCGAACGCGGAATACGCGGCGGAGCACACCCTCGCCCTCCCGATATACCCAGAGCTGACGACCGACCAGCTCTCCTACATCGCACGGGGCGTGAAAATGCCCCTCTAACAGCGTTTCGCGAGTGTCTCAGACTGCTCGCGTACGCAAAGTACGCCACGCACCCTGAGCCACTCGCAAAGCCACTCTTATAGGGGCATTTTGACGCCCCTAAAAAGTGAGCGCATGGCGCAAAGATTTTTAGAATGCGCTGGGAGAAAAGTTGAGTAGGGCGTTTCGCAACGGCGCGTTATAGCACCGTTGATGCGGCGTTTCCCCGCATGCGCAGACCGCTCGCGTACAAAAGTACGCCACGCGCCCTGTGCGTACAGGAAAGCCACCCTTATGAAAGCACTTTGACATGCCTAAAATTACAGCGCACGGCACGAAGATTTTTAGAATGCGCTGGGATAAAAGTGGAGTTGTGGGGTTGGCGAGCTGGCTAATGTTTGTGCTTAGCCCGCCATGCGCAGAGGCGTGAAAGCACCGGTTTAAGGGGCGTTCATGCCTTTAATTTTAAAAGGCAAACACACTAAGTTTTTTCGTTCTTCCGATGGTCTCAGTTTTAATTGCGTTTGGTGAAGCGCGGGCAGGGCGGTATTTCTTTATTTTTCCCGCTTTTTCATAAAGCTGTTTGACTTTGCTTTGCGAAAAGCTACTATGTTTATTACAAAATAAGACAATATCATGATTAAAGCTCTTTCAACGATTTTCGAGATTGCGTC
The Opitutia bacterium KCR 482 genome window above contains:
- a CDS encoding glycoside hydrolase family 97 catalytic domain-containing protein translates to MKEKIISLLIACSSLFAPQLFAETFTVKSPDGKLQAVVNDGSQLTLSVSADGKTVLAPFAIGMKTDRADFGKNVKAKGSASSSYKGEIAATYGIRSKIEDNYNQTEIDFDKYKLVVRAYNEAIAYRFASDFDGEITVFSETLDLPLSVDDKIIGHAVNGVQDSFERFFLRESVADMKKHHSYSLPFLAQKNGYTVAVVDSDVFDYPALRFAASSDSKPEAWFSKAPKTFKQRNKFTRTVDQSFDYIAKTKGKRSFPWRGFIVARKDIDLADNDTVYKLAEPSRLADTSWIKPGTCAWEWWSDCQLEGAGFVGGVNEQIYRYYADFAAENNIPYILLDAGWLTGVDVSEMKDGIDEALISGKTAIDVPGIIKYAHSKGVKVLLWCLGQSMDKYGEKAFPLMASWGADGVKIDFIDRDDQQAQGFYERMARLAAENKMVVDFHGCAKPAGIQRTYPNVVNFEAVRGCEFNKFSEGLEPSHNIDLVFTRMLQGPMDYTPGALDNVSKKNFRKSFSFPQMKGTRSQMAAMYVLFYAPVQMLCDSASEYKKYPDILHFIANAPTTWDDTKALEGKIGEYVVVARRKGDSWYIGGMSDWKGRTVEIDLSQILESDTDYKAEIIRDSVNSDRLPRDYKREVKEVNSESRMKIEMKSGGGFAIKLTPKRIPIIDDIIKFFTDDSED
- a CDS encoding DegT/DnrJ/EryC1/StrS family aminotransferase, with product MKVPLLDLKTQYVPLREETRKLLDDILDSQYFIGGPYVSKLEERIAEYSGVAHAIGVSSGTDALIASLMACGVYRSPLDESPAAEVILPAYTFFATAGSVWRCGARPVFVDIDPDTYNIDADQIEEKITPRTKAIMPVHLYGQCADMKKICEIARRHNLAVIEDGAQAIGAEQNGVKVGNFGDCAGLSFFPSKNLGGLGDGGMVITNNDALAVKIREIRNHGMEPKYYHKHVGGNFRLDAIQAAGLLVKLPHLDSWGEMRARNAAFYNEAFADRPEIKTPVIRPENKSIYNQYIISVPNRDALLAHLRSMDIGCEVYYPVPLHMQECFAALGYKKGDFPNAEYAAEHTLALPIYPELTTDQLSYIARGVKMPL